The following proteins are co-located in the Desulfovibrio legallii genome:
- a CDS encoding DUF4851 domain-containing protein produces MKKFLLCWAVLCGALALGCVQAERRGVLDGAYISTARPAISVRAAQLPLLGNGRWHIQLADTDMVGGLPVRVWLAVYGAGAPQGPLAIVAHAEVPQGWFWDGASRRPFSVDPGVELLGDVGFQVSTAIVRGPRDPFAAFAGADADKSGQPTAWLVRQFAARANFDRDKIVLEYREPLPAELADQPTLEIPGTDLLRAFEQRAREAFVVGPAPADGQGAQAGTLPQVRWQYVDQNFLGTVSRQELLQPR; encoded by the coding sequence ATGAAAAAGTTTTTGCTGTGCTGGGCGGTCCTGTGCGGCGCACTGGCGCTGGGCTGTGTCCAGGCGGAGCGGCGCGGTGTGCTGGACGGCGCATATATTTCCACCGCGCGCCCTGCCATCAGCGTGCGGGCGGCGCAGTTGCCCTTGCTGGGCAATGGGCGCTGGCACATCCAGCTTGCCGATACAGACATGGTGGGCGGTCTGCCCGTGCGGGTCTGGCTGGCCGTGTATGGCGCGGGCGCGCCGCAAGGCCCGCTGGCCATTGTGGCCCATGCCGAAGTGCCGCAGGGCTGGTTCTGGGACGGCGCGAGTCGGCGGCCTTTCAGCGTAGACCCCGGCGTAGAGCTTTTGGGCGACGTGGGCTTCCAGGTCAGTACCGCCATTGTGCGCGGCCCGCGTGACCCCTTTGCGGCTTTTGCCGGTGCGGATGCCGACAAGAGCGGTCAGCCCACGGCCTGGCTGGTGCGTCAGTTTGCGGCGCGGGCCAATTTTGACCGCGACAAGATCGTGCTGGAATACCGCGAGCCCCTTCCGGCGGAACTGGCTGATCAGCCCACACTGGAAATTCCCGGCACGGATCTGCTGCGGGCCTTTGAGCAACGCGCCCGTGAGGCCTTTGTGGTGGGCCCCGCTCCGGCGGACGGGCAGGGCGCGCAGGCGGGCACGCTGCCGCAGGTGCGCTGGCAGTATGTGGATCAGAATTTTCTGGGCACGGTTTCGCGTCAGGAGCTTTTGCAGCCGCGCTGA
- a CDS encoding Lon protease family protein gives MPTITPLPTSRLHATFDPARVPWEDSRQIPQPRNGRRNPFQPRAMQALDLALQIKAQGYNVYVSGDPDLGRSHMLLTYLRPQARKAPIPPDLVYVHNFADPDRPTLLPLPAGQGIKFKQSLKNLVEQIEQELPRRFEAGAYVKRRARLVDTFQNARLGLLRKMNSVAVDKGFNLDMDDSGGLTLYPLVEGKRLSEEEFDRLDSTVRLKLKSRGDTLVQAMSGFMRQLSRAEETLQDGERDLEREALGQVLDALLNPLRQRFLKICAQVPGLEAYFDALRADMLKNPEAFLQREAAAGPGDHSQADDVLYRYAANLLVDNSALTGAPVVVEDHPTAVNLLGCVERESEMGALVTDFTLIRAGSLHRANGGFLVLHVEDLLQHPTAWEGLLRALRANAARIEDAGENPDTAIRTKGIVPDPVPLTLKVLLIGDDELYETLLLNDERFPKLFRIKAHMAEVTERTAANVRAYLIHVAVMITEDDLPPFDRTALAWLIDLGSHLCEDQRRLSLRFPLLREIMIEAAALARLRGAPMVDAAVLEEAYAARTYRANLVEEAFMEDYDREMIKVRTSGSAVGQVNGLSVTWHGDFEFGLPHRISCSVGVGHEGIMDLEREAELGGPIHTKAMMILKSYLTDQFARKKPLVLSASLYFDQSYAGIEGDSASGAELAALLSALAEVPVRLDLAFTGAVNHTGQILAVGGVTSKIEGFYKVCARHGLTGTQGVIIPHDNADHLMLAPDVLAAVDQSRFAIYTVRSIEEALTLLTGLSVGRRLKNGGFTRNSLYDKVDRRLEQLGDYAQNAFRRPRRS, from the coding sequence GGACCTGGCCCTGCAGATCAAGGCCCAGGGCTACAACGTTTATGTTTCCGGCGATCCGGACCTGGGGCGCAGCCATATGCTGCTCACCTATCTGCGGCCGCAGGCCCGCAAAGCGCCCATCCCGCCGGATCTGGTCTATGTGCACAATTTTGCCGATCCGGACCGCCCCACCCTGCTGCCCCTCCCTGCCGGACAGGGTATAAAGTTCAAGCAAAGCCTTAAAAACCTGGTGGAGCAGATCGAACAGGAACTGCCCCGCCGTTTTGAAGCCGGCGCATACGTCAAACGCCGCGCCCGGCTGGTGGACACCTTCCAGAACGCCCGCCTGGGGCTGTTGCGCAAGATGAATTCTGTGGCCGTGGACAAGGGCTTTAACCTGGACATGGACGACAGCGGCGGCCTGACCCTCTACCCCCTGGTGGAAGGCAAGCGTCTGAGCGAAGAGGAGTTTGACCGCCTGGACAGCACGGTTCGGCTCAAGCTCAAAAGCCGGGGCGACACTCTGGTCCAGGCTATGTCCGGTTTTATGCGGCAGCTGAGCCGGGCCGAGGAAACCCTGCAGGACGGCGAACGTGACCTGGAGCGCGAGGCCTTGGGCCAGGTGCTGGATGCTTTGCTGAATCCCCTGCGCCAGCGTTTTCTCAAGATCTGCGCCCAGGTTCCCGGCCTGGAGGCCTATTTCGACGCCCTGCGCGCGGACATGCTCAAAAACCCCGAAGCATTTCTGCAGCGCGAGGCCGCGGCCGGCCCAGGCGACCACAGCCAGGCCGACGACGTGCTTTACCGCTATGCGGCCAACCTGTTGGTGGACAACAGCGCCCTTACGGGTGCGCCTGTGGTGGTGGAGGACCACCCCACTGCCGTGAACCTGCTGGGTTGCGTGGAACGCGAGTCGGAAATGGGCGCGCTGGTCACAGATTTCACTCTCATCCGGGCGGGCAGCCTGCACCGGGCCAACGGCGGTTTTCTGGTCCTGCATGTGGAGGATCTGCTGCAGCACCCCACGGCCTGGGAAGGACTGCTGCGCGCCCTGCGCGCCAATGCCGCCCGCATTGAAGATGCGGGCGAAAATCCGGATACGGCCATCCGCACCAAGGGCATTGTGCCGGACCCCGTGCCCCTGACCCTCAAGGTGCTGCTCATCGGCGACGACGAACTTTACGAAACCCTGCTGCTCAACGACGAGCGCTTCCCCAAGCTCTTCCGCATCAAGGCCCACATGGCCGAAGTCACGGAGCGCACGGCCGCCAATGTCCGCGCCTACCTCATCCATGTGGCCGTCATGATCACAGAGGATGACCTGCCGCCCTTTGACCGCACGGCCCTGGCTTGGCTTATCGACCTGGGTTCGCACCTCTGTGAGGATCAGCGTCGGCTTTCCCTGCGCTTTCCGCTCTTGCGCGAAATCATGATTGAAGCTGCAGCGCTGGCCCGCCTGCGCGGCGCACCCATGGTGGACGCGGCCGTGCTGGAAGAAGCCTACGCCGCCCGCACCTACAGGGCCAATCTGGTGGAAGAAGCCTTCATGGAGGACTACGACCGCGAGATGATCAAGGTGCGCACTTCGGGCAGCGCCGTGGGGCAGGTCAACGGGCTTTCCGTCACTTGGCACGGCGATTTTGAGTTCGGCCTGCCGCACCGCATTTCCTGCTCTGTAGGCGTGGGGCATGAGGGCATTATGGACCTGGAACGCGAGGCCGAATTGGGCGGCCCCATCCACACCAAGGCCATGATGATTCTCAAAAGCTATCTCACGGACCAATTCGCCCGCAAAAAGCCGCTGGTGCTTTCGGCCTCGCTCTACTTTGACCAGAGCTATGCGGGCATTGAAGGCGACAGCGCCTCCGGCGCAGAGCTGGCCGCCCTGCTCTCGGCGCTGGCCGAAGTGCCCGTGCGCCTGGACCTGGCCTTTACCGGCGCGGTGAACCACACCGGACAAATCCTGGCCGTGGGCGGCGTCACCAGCAAGATCGAGGGCTTTTACAAAGTCTGCGCCCGGCATGGCCTCACCGGCACGCAGGGCGTGATCATCCCCCACGATAATGCCGACCACCTCATGCTGGCCCCAGACGTGTTGGCAGCCGTAGACCAGAGCCGTTTTGCCATCTATACCGTGCGCAGCATAGAGGAGGCCCTCACCCTGCTTACAGGTCTGTCCGTGGGCCGTCGCCTCAAAAACGGCGGCTTTACCCGCAACAGCCTTTACGACAAGGTAGACCGCCGTCTGGAGCAACTGGGCGACTACGCCCAGAACGCCTTCCGTCGGCCGCGCCGGAGTTAG